The genomic segment ACCACGTCAATCGTCTCCGGTGCCTCCGTCATGTCGAGGATCGGATAGGTCTGCCAATCGATGCTGGTGACGTTCTTGTCGTCGAACTTCACCTCTTCCCAGATCGCCCGCGACATGCCTTGCACGACATTGCCTTCGATGGTCGCTGTAAGCTGGCGCGGATTGATGATGACGCCGCAATCGTGCGCCACGGTGAATTTGCGGCCCCAGACCTTGCCGGTCTTGAGGTTCACCTCGACCTCGGCGATGACGGCGGAGCGGGTGCCGCTGCGCTGCGCATAGGCAATGCCCTGGCCACGCGCGATATCGCCGGTCACCTGTTTGCGCGCCGCCGTGCGCGGTTGCCAGCCGGCTTTCTCGGCCGCCGCTTTCACCACGGCGACATCGCGTGGCTCGCCCAGATGTTTCAGGCGGAAGGCCACCGGATCCTGATTGGTGGCGAAGGCGACTTCGTCGATGAAGCTTTCGCTGGCGAAATGCAGCTGCGGCCCCAGAGGATCGCGCAAATGCGCGCCGCGCAGGGGTGAACCACGGTCGAGCAACGGCGGCACCGTTTCCCAGCTCTTGCGCTTGGCGGTGAAGCGATAGCTCTCCTCGGGCGTGTTGAACACATTGGTCGGCTTCAGCGGCACACCGATCGCCTGACCGGCCAAGGTGTCGGCAGCGGCGCTTTCATTGCTGCTGACATCAAGACGCGAAAAGCCTTTCGATGAAAAATCCCAGCCGATGATATTGCCGTCCTTGTCGACGGCGGCGCGCGCCCTGTGCACGGAGGCCGGGCCTTTCGGGTCCCAGCCGGTGCCGTCCTGACGCGTGCCGATCACCCGCACCGGCTTGCCGATGAGGCGCGCAATCAAAGCCGCATCCGCCACCGCATCACCGGCATCGTTACGACCATAGGAGCCCGGCCCCGGCACCCAGATGCCACGCACCTTGTCTTTTGGCATGTTGAGCATGGCGGCGGCGCCTTCGCCGGCGAAATGCGGCTTCTGCGAGCCGGTCCACAAGGTCGCCTGACCGTCCTTCACCTCGACGACGGCACAGGCCGGGCCCATGCTGGCATGAGACTGGAAGGGCCATTCATAGGTCGCCTCGATGACGCGTGCGGCGCCCGCGAAGGTCGCATCGACATCGCCGACATCCTTGTCGGCGCCCTTGGCGACCACCGGCGCGTTGCGAATATGATAGTAGAGTTTGCTTTGTTCAGGGAAAGGCGGCTTGACGTCCGACCATGTCACCTTGAGATCGCGCGCCGCCTTCACCGCATCATATTCGCGCGGCGCCACCACGGCGAGGAAAGCCTTCTCGCGCACGATCTGCACGCCGGGAATGCCCTTCACCGACGCTTCGTCGACGCTCACCGGCTCGGCGCCGGCCACCGGCGGGCGCAGCACGCGGCCATGCACCATGCCCGGCACTTTGATGTCGACGACATAGTCACCGGTGCCTAGCACTTTCGGCGCCACGTCGCGGCGCGCCGGCGAGGTGCCGATCACCTTATAGTCAGCGGGTTTCTTGCGTTGGCCCTGGCCTTTGACGAACAGGGCATTGCCAATCTGCTTGTTCCATTCGAGCTGGGTGTCGAAGAAACGGCCGCCGATCAGTTCGCCATAGGAGACCTTCTTGTTCGCGTCGCTGACCGCGTGGACGACACCATCGGTCACCGTGAGATCGGCGGCGGGAAGGCCGAGATGCTGCGCGGCCATGGCGACGAGCTGATAACGCGCTTCGGCGGCAGCGCTCGCCAACGCGACACCGCCCATCTGGATGCCGGTCGAGCCGGAAGCCCCGCCCTGATTGATGCTGGTGCCGGAATCGCCCTGGACGATCGACACTTTCGCGACCGGCAGATCAAGCTCCTCGGCGACCATCTGGGCGCAACCCAGATCAGTGCCCTGGCCCATGTCCATCTTGCCCCAATAGGCGACGACGGAACCATCGGCATTGACGGTGATGTAAGTGGAGAGATTGGCGGGATTGAGCGGCGGACGTTTGTCGGCGCCAAAGACGGCGGCCCGGGCTGCGGCACCCGGCAGAACGACGGCAACGGTGAGCGCACCGGTCGAAACGAGAAGCGTGCGGCGATTGAGTTGAATGGTCATGGTGGCCTCCCTCAAACCTGCGCCGCGCGCTTGATGGCGCGCAGGATGGCAACGTGGGTGCCGCAGCGACACTTGAGGCCGCTCATGGCGTCGCGGATCTGGGCGTCCGTCGGCTTCGGCGTCTTTTCAAGAAAGGCGGCCGCTGTCATCAGCCAGCCGTTGAGACAGTAGCCGCATTGCGGCACCTCTTCGGCGATGAAAGCTTCCTGGATCTTATGCGGCTTGCCGCCGCCAAGTCCGGCGAGCGTCGTCACTTTGGACGTGCCCAGCGAGTCGACCGGGGTAATGCAGGAGCGCACCGGCTCGCCATCGACCAGCACCGTGCAGGCGCCACACTGGGCGAGGCCGCAGCCGAACTTTGGATTCTTCAGCCCCAAATCGTCGCGCAGCGCATAGAGCAGCGGCATGTCGCCATCTGCATCGATCGCATGGACGCGGCCGTCCACGTTGAGTGAAATTCTGGCCACCGGCACCTCCCTAGGTTGTTTCCAAATTAATGCGCGTTTTTCGCGCGGCCGTCCATGGCGTGCCGAGATTGTTACCTCCGCACACCCACGGCTTTGGTCCAACCGCCGCGTGCCCGCTTAACGAATTGTTAACCTTAACAAAACGTTACTCTGCCGCAATCCGACCAAATCCCGCTTTTGTTCACCATCAGGAGGGGATTCGATTTTTCTTCCGGCCAGAATGATGTTCTCTGGACGCACGCAAATTCGCGAGCGGACGCAATATGCTACAGGGACTTCAGGGCACGAGGACGGTGGCGGTCAATCTCGACCGGGATCTTCTGCGTTCCAACGCTCATCTTGAAACCTGGGCTATTTCGTTCAAGGCCAAGCCCATGGCCCTCTTGCGAGCGCTGGGCCGCGCTTTCCAGCGCCGGCAAAGCCTCGGCGATGCTTTGGCCGACGAATTGCCCGTCGACGCTTCTGCTTTCGTCTATGATGCCCAAGAGATTCAGCGCCTGAACGAAGCCCAGGCCAATGGCGCCAAGGTTGTTCTCGAAAGCACACTGCCCGCGGCCTGGTCCGGCCCGATCGCCCATCACCTCGGTCTCGACACGAATATTGGCGTGAATCTTGACATGAATCCTGACATGGACACGACACCTTCTTCGGCGCCGCCCCCAGTTCAGGTCACCAGCGGGCCCGCCCGATCACTACGGGGGAAGTTGCGCGCCTATGCCAAAGCGATGCGGCTCGAACAGTGGTCGAAGAACATCCTCGTCTTCGCCCCGGCGGTGCTGGCGCACCGGCTCGTCGAAGCCCCCGTCCTCATCGCGACAATCTCGGCCTTCTTCTGCCTCGGCCTGGTGGCGTCCTCGATCTATCTGCTCAACGACATCATGGATCTGAAGCAGGATCGCCGCCATCCGACGAAACGGAACCGGCCCTTCGCCAGTGGCGCCCTACCTGTCTCCCATGGTCTTGTGCTGATTCCACTGCTGCTGGCCGGTGCGACGCTGATCGCCTCGCAATTGCCGCCGCTGTTCGCGGCCACCATCGGCGCCTATGTGGTGTTGAACTTCGCCTATACGTTTTATTTCAAGCGCCGGCTGATGGTCGACGTCTTGTCGCTGGCCAGCTCCTATACGCTGCGCATTCTGGCGGGCAATGCGGCCACCGGCATCGAACTGTCGTTCTGGTTGCTGGCGCTGTCGATGTTCCTGTTTCTCAGCCTGGCGCTGGTGAAGCGCTATGTCGAGCTCGACACGGTCACCGTCGATGCGATCAACGAAAAGCGGGTGATGGGCCGGGGCTATCGCTATGGCGACATCGACATGGTGTCGCAGCTTGGCGTCGCCAGCGCCTTCTCGGCGGTGCTGGTGCTGGCGCTTTATGTCGACCGCGCCGGCCACAACGGGCTCTATAAGACCCCGGAGCTGATCTGGCTGATCTGCCCGATGATGCTCTATCTGATCGTGCGCATGTGGTTTCTGGCCAAGCGGCGCGAACTGGTCGACGATCCCGTGCACTTCCTCATTCGCGACTGGCGCAGCCATCTGGTCGGCGCGCTGGCGATCGCGGTGATGCTGGCGGCGAAGTGGGGCTGACATGAGCGTCAAGCTGCACGGGTGGGGACGGATCGCCATGGCTGAAGCCGTGGCCCTGCAACCACGCGACAGCACCTCGGCAACGCTCCCCGCCAGCGCCTATCTGCCCGTCGGCAACAGCCGCAGCTATGGCGACAGCGCCATGCCGGCCGGCACCGCCATCCTCACACGCGGCATGAACCGCATTCTCGATTTCAACGCCGACACCGGTATCCTGCGCGCCGAGGCAGGCGTTCTGCTGAGCGAGATCATCGCATATGTGGTGCCGCACGGCTGGTTTCTGCCGGTGACGCCCGGCACGCAGTTCGTCACGCTCGGCGGCGCCTTGGCCAATGACGTGCATGGCAAAAATCATCACCGCGCCGGCAGCTTTGGCTGTCACGTCACAGCTTTTGAACTGATCCGCTCCGACGGCACCCGCCTTCTTTGTTCGCCGCAGAGCCATGCGGACTTCTACGCCGCCACCATCGGCGGCATGGGCCTGACCGGCCTCGTCACCTGGGTCGAGATGGCGCTGAAGCGCACGCCAACGCCCGACGTGATCGAGGAGACCCTCCGCTTCCCCTCCCTCGGCCGCTTCTTCACGCTCAGCACGCAGAGCGACGCGACCCACGAATATTCCGTCGCCTGGATCGACAGTTCGGCGCGCGGCACGACGCTGGGGCGCGGCCTGTTCATGCGCGCCAATCATGCCAACGCTCCAATGGCCCGGCGCCAAGGGCTGCATCTGACCTTGCCGTTTACGCCGCCCGTCTCGCTGATGAACGGCGCCAGTATCGGTCTCTTCAATGCCGCCCAATTCGCGCTGGCGAAAGCCGGCGAACGACGCCGCGACTATGCGCAGTTCTTCTATCCGCTCGATGGCATCGGCGGTTGGAACCGCGCCTATGGGCCGCGCGGCTTTCACCAGCACCAAAGCGTTCTGCCGCTCCACAGCGCCGAACAGGCCGTGGCCGACATGCTGGCGGCGCTGCACGCAGCGCGCATCCATTCCTTCATCAGCGTGCTGAAAATCTTCGGTCCACGGGCGTCACCCGGGCTGCTGTCCTTTGCCCGCGAAGGCGCCACCCTGGCGCTGGACCTCCCCAACCATGGCGAAGCGACGCTGCACCTTCTCAGCCAGCTTGATCAGATCGCGCTGCGCGCTGGCGGCGCCGTGAATCCCTATAAAGACAGCCGCATGCCGCGCGAGGTGTTCGAAGCTTCGTTTCCGGCCCTGGCGCAGATGCAGCCCTGGTTCGACCCGCTGGCGGCCTCGCAATTCAGCCGCCGCATCGGTCTTCCCCAACGTCTCAATCCCACCACTCTGGCCGCGGAGTGAAACCCGTGCTAACCGCCAGCCACATGACCCTCTCGGACGCCAGGCCCAACGCGATCCTGAAAGTCTCACCGCTGACCCTTCTGGCGGTGTGCTGCCTCGTGGCCATGGCGCTGCTCGCCCTGCCGATCCGCCTGCCGGTCGGCGGCAATTACTGGGACATCATCGTTTATTACGACGCGGCGCATCGGCTCAACAACGGCCAGACCCCGCATACGGATTTTTTCACGCCGGTCGGCGGCCTCGGCTACTACCTGTTCGTCGCGGTGAAGAAACTCATGCCGCAGGCCAATCCGATCCTGGCGGTGCAGTGGAGCATCCTCATCATCGCTGCGCCGCTGATGGCTTTGATCGTTGCCCAGGTCGACCGCGTGTCGCGGGCACGGGCGCTCGGCCTGGTGCTGCCCTTCCTGCTGTTTGGCTTCCTGCCGATCAACGGCATCGAAGCCTATCCGTCTTCCACCTTCGACGCCTTCGGCAATTACAACCGGCAATCGGTTCTGTTGCTTTACGTGCTGGTCTCGACGCTGATGTTCGTGCAATCGCGCGTGTTGCAGAACGTCATCATCGCCATCCTGCTGTCGGCCCTGCTGTTCATCAAGGTCACCGGCTTCGTCGTTGGCTTCGCGCTCGTTTCCTACGCGCTCGTCTGCGGCCGCATCAATTGGCGTGATTACATCCTGGCGATCTTCGGCTTCTTGGCGATCAATTCCGCCATCGAGCTGATCAACGGCATGTACACCGAATATCTCTCCGACATCCTGCAACTGGTCACGATGAATCGCGGCACCTTCCTGCCGCGCCTCGCCGGTGTCGTGACGCTGAAGTTCGACATGATCGTCTGTATCCTGGCATTGCTGGCCATGGTCACCTGGGAGGCTTTGCCGCGCCATGCGGCGGCGGTGCCGAGCGGCAGTTTTCCGACGCTGATCACGGCTGCCCGTAAATTGCTCAACTCCGGCGCCGCGTGGCTTGCCGTGACCTCCGCCGGCGCCATCATCTTCGAAACCCAGAATACCGGCAGCCAGGAGTTCATATTCATCTGGCCGGTGCTGCTCGTCATTCTGTGCAAATGGAAATCGAGCACGGACAGAAAGCGGCCGGTGGTGCTGATGCTGATCGCGGCCATCACGCTGCCGGTGGCCCTGCACACGCTCTACCGCGCGGCGCGCGCGACGGCCGCCGCCATCGTCTATCAGCCGCTGCCGGCGCAATATCTCGACCGCATCGGTCGCGCCAGCGCCAAGAAAGAGCTGATTACAAGGGCGCAGATCCTCAACGATCACTATGCCCGCTTTCAGGACAGCTACCGATCGCTGGCGAACCAGAATCAATTGCCGTCACTGGCGCTGCATGCCGAGCCCGATTTCCAGATCGCCTGGCTGTTGAGTATCGACGAAGCAGCGAAGGCACTGGTCGATTATGAAGCGCGCAATGGCGTGCGTTTCGACAGCGTCTTCTCGATCGACTTCGTCGATCCCTTCTCCTACCTGCTCGACCGCAAGCCGATCCGCAATGTCTCGATCGGCATCGATCCGACGCGCACCTTCCCGGCGCTGACGCCGGAGACGGTCGAGGAGATCGCCAATATGGGGGCCATTCTGATCCCCAAATGCCCGATTACCAGTTTCCGCGACCACATTCTCGAGGGTTTCGAACCGGCGTTACGCAATCGCCTCACGGTGGAACTGACGCCGTGCTGGGATCTGTCGCTGAAGAATTAAAACACCCGCTGCTGCGCCCGCGACAGCTCAAAACCTGCCCCTCGCGCATTGCGGCACAGGATGCCGGTCTCGGCCGAATGGCAGGTGAAGCCGCCGCGTGACCAGACCGCACCATAAGACAGCACCGGCAGATTTGGATCGGCGACCGTATCGCCATGGCAGATGCGGGCGCCGCGCGTCGATTTCGCCAGAACTTCGAAGGCATTGCCCCAGTCGAGATCGCATTCGCGCGGGCGCGGCGGCGGCTTATTGGAGGTCTGCCTGATGTCACAGCGCAGCGACGCCCCATCCGTGTCGGCGAAATAGGCGCAATGGATATTACTGGAGGGCGAGCGAAAGCTGTCGCCTTCCAGCGCCTGAGCGGCCGATATCGATGCCAGGCCGAGAAGGACCGCCGCCAAAACTTTCGCCAAAGCCAGGGTCCCTCTCATCCGATGCCTCACAAAGCTTGAATGAAGCGCACCGTCTCGCCGCGCGCCGGGCTCGTCAATTCGCCCTGCCACATCACCTTGGCGCCACGGATAATGGTGCCGACCGGCCAACCGGTGACCGTCTTGCCGTGATACGGCGTCCACTGACTGCGCGAGGCGATCCAATCGTCGGTGATCGTTTCCTTGCGCTTCATGTCGACGACAGTGAAGTCGGCGTCGTAGCCGAGCGCGATGCGCCCCTTGCGGGCGATCTGGAAAATCCGCTGCGGGCCGGCGCTGCTCATATCGACGAAACGGGCCAGCGACAGGCGGCCGGCGTTGACGTGATCGAGCATGATCGGCACCAGCGTCTGCACGCCGGTCATCCCCGAGGGCGTGTTGGGATAGCTCTTGGCCTTTTCTTCCAGCGTATGGGGCGCATGGTCGGAGCCGAGCACATCGGCGATGCCTTGCGACACGGCCCACCAGATATGATCGCGATGACGGGCCTCGCGCACTGGCGGGTTCATCTGCAGCTTGGTGCCGAGCGTCGCATAGAGGCTGGCGTCGAGGGTGAGATGATGCGGCGTCACTTCGGCGGTGGCGACGTCCTTATGGTCCTTGAGGAAGTCCATCTCCTCGGCAGTGGAAATATGCAGCACGTGAATGGCCGCGCCCTGCTCACGGGCGATGTGCACGAGACGCTGCGTGCAATGCAGCGCCGTCTCCACATCGCGCCACACCGGATGGGAGGACGGATCGCCTGGCACGCGCAGGTGCTTGCGCTCTTCGAGCAAATATTCGTCTTCCGAATGGAAGGCGGCGCGGCGGCGCGTGTGCGAGAGAATATGGCCGACGCCGCCATCATCGGCGACCAGTAGATTGCCGGTGGACGAGCCCATGAACACTTTGATGCCGGCGGCGCCAGGCAGACGCTCAAGCTCGGGGATATCCTTGGCGTTCTCATGGGTGCCACCGACCCAGAAGGCGAAATCGCAATGCATGCGATGGCGGCCGCGCTTCACCTTGTCGGCGAGTTCCTCTGGCCCGGTGGTCAGCGGATTGGTGTTGGGCATTTCGAAGACGGAAGTGACACCGCCCATGACGGCGGCGAGGGAGCCGGTTTCCAGGTCCTCTTTATGGGTGAGGCCGGGCTCGCGGAAATGCACCTGGCTGTCGATCACGCCCGGCAGAATGGTCAGGCCCCGGCAATCGACGGTTTCGGCGGCGGAGGCGCGCGACAGGTCGCCGATGGCCGCAATCGTATCGCCGATCACGCCGATATCGCGTTCCCCGGCCCCGTCCTGATTGACGACCGTGCCCCCGGACAGAATGAGATCAAAGGTTTGCGCCATATTCCGGGTTCCTGTGTCTTTTCCACCTGATGTGACGACTGCGCAGTTTGCTGCTTGCAGTTCTCGCCATCGGGCTTAACTAGAGCCTCATGACGATGCAAGCTGGGACTGACACCACTCAGGCAACTGCGACCCTGTTGACCGGGCGGGCGGTTTTGCGCCTGAACGGCCGCGATAGCAGAGATTTCCTCAATAATCTCGTCACCAGCGACATCGAGAAGCTGCAGCCGGGCGAGGGCGGTTTCGCCGCCTTGCTTAGCCCCCAGGGCAAAATCCTGTTCGATTTCTTCGTCACCCCCGATGGCGACGGCCTGTTGATCGATTGCAATGCCGCCCAGGCGGCGGACCTGGCCAAACGGCTCGGATTCTACAAATTGCGCGCCGACGTGCGCATCAGCGACGAAAGCGCCAACCTGGCCGTGGCCGTCACAGTGGAAGAGCCACCGCCGGCCCAGGCGCTGGCCTTTCGCGACCCGCGCCATCCGGGCCTGGGCTGGCGCGTCATCGGCCCGCCCGACGAACTGGACCAGATCGGCGCTGAGGCTGGCGGCGAGGATATTTATGCCGCCCGACGCATTGCGCTCGGCGTGCCGGAAAGCGGCGTCGATTTCGCCTATGGCGACACCTTTCCCCACGAAGCCAATATGGATTGGCTGCATGGGGTCGATTTCACCAAAGGCTGCTATATCGGCCAGGAGGTGGTGTCGCGGGTGGAACATCGCGGCACGGCGCGCAAGCGCTTCGTCCGGGTCGGTTTTACCGGCCCGGCGCCAGCATCTGGCGCCGAGGTGAAGATCGGCGATGTGGTCATCGGCCAGATGGGATCGTCGGCCGGCAATACCGGGCTCGCGCTGCTGCGGCTCGATCGACTCGAGGGCGCCACCGCGCCCGTTACCGTGAATGAAACAACTTTAAGTGTGCACCATGACCGCGCCTGAGACACGCCGCCCGCGTACCCCCCGGCGCAAGCCAACCGCCCGCCCCACCCTGCCGGCCACGCTGCTGGAAGAGCCGGTCTGCGCCCATTGCGGCAAGCCGGAAGCCTTGTGCGTCTGCGACGCGATCGAGCCGATCAACAACAAGATCGAACTCCTGGTGCTGCAGCATCCGCAGGAGCAGGACAAAACGCTAGGCACAGCCCGCGTCGCCGTCACCCATCTGGCCAAAGCGACATTCCGCATCGGCCTGTCGTGGCCGAGCCTGTCGGCGGCGCTTGAGCGCGACGTCGACCCGAAGCGCTGGGCCGTGCTGCATCTGGGTGCTTCCGCCTCCGAAGACGCGCCGGCCGATCGCGACATCGCCTTGCTCGATCGCCACGGCGAACTCGCCGAAAATCAGGCGTCGGCGCTGCGCGGCCTTGAAGGCATCATCCTGTTCGATGGCTCGTGGAGCCAGGCCAAGACCTTGTGGTGGCGCAATGCCTGGGTGCTGAAATGCCCCCGGCTGGTGCTGCGCCCGACACAGGCGTCGCTCTACGGCAAGCTGCGCAAGGAGCCGCGCCGCGAAGGGCTCTCGACCTTGGAAGCGGCCGCCTTCACCCTGAGCCGGCTGGAGCGCAAGCCCGATATTGAAAAGGCCATGCTGTCGACTTTCCGGCGCATGCTGCAGCGCTATCGCTCGGCGCTGGAACCGCAGGGCGGCAAACAAGACAGCAAACCCGCCGCCTAAGCCTTTACCTACTTGTGGGTTTGACACATTTTCTTCGCGCGAAGCGGCATCCCCTTCGCGCGAAAGTGCTATAAACTTGGCACCATGCCGCCGACCAAAAAGCTCCCTGCTAAAAAGCCCGCTGCGAAGACCGCATCAAAAACCACCGTGAAGGTTGAGCCAAAAGCCAAACCAGCGGCGAAAGCCGCTGCCAAGGTTGCGGCAAAGCCTGCCGCCGGCCCAAAACCGCTGCGGCCGCCGGTGCTGCACGGCGATGGCCTCGCCCGTTGCCCGTGGCCGGGCGAAGATCCGCTCTATGTCGCCTATCACGACGAGGAATGGGGCGTGCCCGAGTGGGACAGCCGGGCGCTGTTCGAAAAGCTGATCCTTGATGGCTTTCAGGCCGGCCTGTCGTGGATCACCATCCTGCGCAAGCGCGATGCCTTCCGCAAAGGCTTCGACGGTTTCGAGCCGGCGAAGATCGCGCGCTATACACCCGCCAAAGTCGAGCGCCTGATGCAGGACGCTGGCATCGTCCGCAACCGCTCCAAGATCGAGAGCACGGTGAAGTCGGCCCGAGTTTGGCTCGACATCGAAAGCCAGCAAGGCTTCTCGAACTATTTGTGGGATTTCTTCGACGGCAAACCAATTCAAGCCGGACGCCGCCACATGGGTGACATCCCGACCGAATCGCCGCTCTCGCAGAAAATCTCGAAGGATCTGAAGACGCGCGGCTTCAATTTCTGCGGTCCGACGATCATCTATGCCTTCGCCCAGGCGGTCGGCATGATCAACGACCATCTCGTCGGCTGCCATTGCTACGAGCGCTGCGCCAAACTCGCCTATAGGCCGACACGCGGGACAACATGATGGCGCGCCGCCCTGCTGCCGCGCCGCGCGCCTTCCAACGTATGTTGTCAGGCCGGCGGCTCGATCTGCTTGACCCCTCACCGCTCGATATCGAAATCGAAGACATCGCCCACGGCCTGGCGCGGGTGGCGCGCTGGAATGGCCAGACGACGGGTCCGCATATCTTTTCCGTCGCCCAGCATTCGGTCCTGGTCGAGCGCATCGCCGCTGACCTCGATCCTGGCCTGCCGGCGCGCTGGCGCATGATGGCGCTGCTGCATGACGCGCCGGAATATGTGATCGGCGATATGATCTCGCCGTTCAAAGCGGTGATCGGCGAAGATTATAAGAGCGTCGAAGCGCGCATTCTGGCGGCCATTCATTTGCGCTTCGCCCTGCCCGCCACACCGCCGGCGGCGCTCGTCAAACTGACTAAACAAGCGGACCACGCCGCGGCCTTCATCGAGGCGACGCGGCTCGCTGGCTTTTCGATCGACGAGGCCGAGCAATTTTTTGGACGACCGAGAATCAGCGCCCGCAATATCGACGCACTCGTGTCATCAATGGACGCGACCAGTGCCAAACTCTTGTTCCTCGAACGATTCGCGGAACTCGAAACCGAAATGCACGCCACGGCGAAAGGCTGAAAAGCTAAACTGAAGGCTGAATCCATGCCCCGTATCCATGTCTGCTCGCTGGCGAAGATCGAGGACACAGTGCGCGAGACCGGCGCGCGCAGTCTCGTCACCCTGATCAACGCCGACACGCCGGTGACGCGCCCCGCCGACATTGCTTCCGAACGGCACTTGTTCCTCTCGATGTCGGACATCGTCGAACCGCTCGAAGGGCATTTCGCGCCGCAATCAACTCACGTCCAGGATCTTCTCGATTTCATCCAGCAGTGGGACCGGCGCCAGCCGTTGCTCATCCATTGCTTCGCTGGCGTCAGCCGATCGACGGCCGCCGCCTTCATCACCGCCTGCGCCTTGCTGCCGGAGCGCGACGAAAGCGAACTGGCGCAATTGATCCGCGCGCGCTCGCCGACCGCCACCCCCAATGCCCGGCTGGTGGCGCTGGCCGACCAAGCGCTTGGCCGCGACGGCCGGATGAGCCAAGCTGTCTCCGCCATTGGCATGGGCGAAATGTGCTACGAAGGCGTGCCCTTCATGCTCGAGATCGATTGACCATTGTGACGAAAGCCCCTTCACCCCGCAGCCTGCCGGTCGAGATCAATCTGACAGCGGCGATCGCGACGGTCGTCGGGGATGATCCGGCCATTCTGGTTGCCAATATCGGGCGCAATCGCGGCGAGGCGGCGCTGCCGTCCGGTCCGTTCGATCCGCTGGCGCATCGCACGCTCGACATCGGCCTGCGCACCTGGGTCGGCGAACAGACCGGCGTGCCGCTCGGCTATGTCGAACAGCTCTATACCTTCGGCGACCGCGGCCGCCATGCACAGCTCGGCGATCGCAAACCGCATGTGGTTTCCGTCGGCTATCTGGCGCTGACACGCACGGCGCAATCGAAGGACAGCGCGGCGCAGCTGGCCTCGGGCGCCAGTTTCCAACCCTGGTACGGCTTCTTTCCCTGGGAGGATTGGCGCAGCCGCAAGCCGACCATCATCGACACCAGCATCGTCCCGGCGCTGCGCAAATGGGCGGTACGCGATCCGAACCGACCGAATGCCTATGGCCTGACCCGGACGGAACGGGTGCGCATGCTGTTCGAGGACGACGGCGGCCGTTTCAACGACGAGAACGTGCTCGACCGCTACCAGCTTC from the Beijerinckia sp. 28-YEA-48 genome contains:
- a CDS encoding folate-binding protein YgfZ; the encoded protein is MTMQAGTDTTQATATLLTGRAVLRLNGRDSRDFLNNLVTSDIEKLQPGEGGFAALLSPQGKILFDFFVTPDGDGLLIDCNAAQAADLAKRLGFYKLRADVRISDESANLAVAVTVEEPPPAQALAFRDPRHPGLGWRVIGPPDELDQIGAEAGGEDIYAARRIALGVPESGVDFAYGDTFPHEANMDWLHGVDFTKGCYIGQEVVSRVEHRGTARKRFVRVGFTGPAPASGAEVKIGDVVIGQMGSSAGNTGLALLRLDRLEGATAPVTVNETTLSVHHDRA
- a CDS encoding tRNA-uridine aminocarboxypropyltransferase; translation: MTAPETRRPRTPRRKPTARPTLPATLLEEPVCAHCGKPEALCVCDAIEPINNKIELLVLQHPQEQDKTLGTARVAVTHLAKATFRIGLSWPSLSAALERDVDPKRWAVLHLGASASEDAPADRDIALLDRHGELAENQASALRGLEGIILFDGSWSQAKTLWWRNAWVLKCPRLVLRPTQASLYGKLRKEPRREGLSTLEAAAFTLSRLERKPDIEKAMLSTFRRMLQRYRSALEPQGGKQDSKPAA
- a CDS encoding DNA-3-methyladenine glycosylase I yields the protein MRPPVLHGDGLARCPWPGEDPLYVAYHDEEWGVPEWDSRALFEKLILDGFQAGLSWITILRKRDAFRKGFDGFEPAKIARYTPAKVERLMQDAGIVRNRSKIESTVKSARVWLDIESQQGFSNYLWDFFDGKPIQAGRRHMGDIPTESPLSQKISKDLKTRGFNFCGPTIIYAFAQAVGMINDHLVGCHCYERCAKLAYRPTRGTT
- a CDS encoding HD family hydrolase translates to MMARRPAAAPRAFQRMLSGRRLDLLDPSPLDIEIEDIAHGLARVARWNGQTTGPHIFSVAQHSVLVERIAADLDPGLPARWRMMALLHDAPEYVIGDMISPFKAVIGEDYKSVEARILAAIHLRFALPATPPAALVKLTKQADHAAAFIEATRLAGFSIDEAEQFFGRPRISARNIDALVSSMDATSAKLLFLERFAELETEMHATAKG
- a CDS encoding tyrosine phosphatase family protein, with product MPRIHVCSLAKIEDTVRETGARSLVTLINADTPVTRPADIASERHLFLSMSDIVEPLEGHFAPQSTHVQDLLDFIQQWDRRQPLLIHCFAGVSRSTAAAFITACALLPERDESELAQLIRARSPTATPNARLVALADQALGRDGRMSQAVSAIGMGEMCYEGVPFMLEID
- a CDS encoding NAD regulator, which gives rise to MTIVTKAPSPRSLPVEINLTAAIATVVGDDPAILVANIGRNRGEAALPSGPFDPLAHRTLDIGLRTWVGEQTGVPLGYVEQLYTFGDRGRHAQLGDRKPHVVSVGYLALTRTAQSKDSAAQLASGASFQPWYGFFPWEDWRSRKPTIIDTSIVPALRKWAVRDPNRPNAYGLTRTERVRMLFEDDGGRFNDENVLDRYQLLYEAGLVEEARRDGRASPLIEETGPLGEAMRDDHRRILATAMGRLRAKMKYRPVIFELMPESFTLTALQRTAEALEGRRLHKQNFRRFVENAAVVEPTGGTSIRTGGRPAALFRFRREVIQERPAAGLRVGVRG